Proteins encoded together in one Streptomyces sp. NBC_01363 window:
- a CDS encoding IS3 family transposase, protein MTESDPAALAAFIGNQRAEHHVPHRLACRVLGVSESWFYKWRGKPMTTREVRRGKLAEAIKQIFEGSGGTYGSPKVWIRLLREGWRVSVNTVAKIMAELGLAGRKIRRRRGLTRPGKRAAAPDFVRRDFTADAPDQVWAGDMTEIVTGEGKLYLATVIDLFSRRLLGYAMGERHDAELVVASMNMAAATRGGDVKGVIFHSDRGSEYVSRRFKRACRRLGVTQSMGRVGSCFDNAVSEAFNSVLKVEYVYRHTFATRAEARLRIATWITGFYNTHRLHSVCGYHSPIDYEHDHRANSALGLAA, encoded by the coding sequence ATGACCGAGTCCGATCCCGCGGCACTGGCCGCGTTCATCGGTAACCAGAGGGCCGAGCACCACGTCCCGCACCGTCTGGCCTGCCGGGTTCTTGGGGTGTCGGAGTCCTGGTTCTACAAGTGGCGCGGCAAGCCCATGACAACCCGCGAGGTCCGGCGCGGGAAGCTGGCCGAGGCCATCAAGCAGATCTTCGAGGGCTCGGGCGGCACCTATGGCTCACCGAAGGTCTGGATCAGGCTCCTGCGGGAAGGATGGCGCGTCTCGGTGAACACCGTCGCCAAGATCATGGCCGAGCTCGGCCTGGCCGGACGCAAGATCCGTCGGCGCCGCGGGCTGACCAGGCCCGGCAAACGGGCCGCGGCTCCGGACTTCGTGCGCCGGGACTTCACCGCGGACGCACCCGACCAGGTGTGGGCCGGCGATATGACGGAGATCGTCACCGGTGAGGGCAAGCTGTATCTGGCCACCGTGATCGATCTGTTCTCGCGGCGCCTGCTCGGCTATGCGATGGGCGAACGACACGACGCCGAGCTCGTCGTCGCGTCCATGAACATGGCTGCCGCCACCCGCGGTGGCGACGTGAAGGGCGTGATCTTCCACTCGGATCGCGGCAGCGAATATGTGTCCCGGCGGTTCAAGCGCGCCTGCCGGCGCCTGGGCGTGACGCAGTCCATGGGCCGGGTCGGGTCATGTTTCGACAACGCCGTCAGCGAGGCGTTCAACAGCGTGCTCAAGGTTGAGTACGTCTACCGGCACACCTTCGCTACCCGGGCCGAGGCCCGGCTGAGGATCGCCACCTGGATCACCGGCTTCTACAACACCCACCGACTACACAGCGTGTGCGGATACCACAGCCCGATCGACTACGAACACGACCACCGAGCCAACTCCGCCTTGGGGCTGGCCGCATAG
- a CDS encoding transposase produces MGTDKRTYDAEFREGAVRIVIETGKPIPQVAEELGVHPGTLHSWVSRWRRNGSASSDRPAAAESGGRVRESERAELEWLRREMGEKNKRIRELEMERDVFKRCMALWVK; encoded by the coding sequence ATGGGAACCGACAAGCGGACGTACGACGCCGAGTTCCGTGAGGGTGCTGTACGCATCGTGATCGAGACGGGGAAGCCGATCCCGCAGGTCGCTGAGGAGCTCGGTGTCCATCCGGGCACGCTGCACAGCTGGGTCTCGCGGTGGCGCCGCAACGGGTCGGCATCGTCCGACCGGCCCGCGGCCGCGGAGAGTGGCGGGCGGGTGCGGGAGAGCGAGCGCGCGGAACTGGAGTGGCTGCGGCGGGAGATGGGCGAGAAGAACAAGCGCATCCGGGAGCTGGAGATGGAGCGTGATGTCTTCAAGCGATGCATGGCCCTCTGGGTGAAATGA
- a CDS encoding M55 family metallopeptidase encodes MRIYISADMEGITGLVDADDVQPSGRDYEHGRMMMTEDVNAAVRGALTAGATTVTVNDAHGPMRNLLPELLHPAARLVRGKPKNMIMLEGLDATYDAVLCVGFHSRAGTLGVMSHSFMGHEIEDMWLEDRPVGEIGLAHATAAALGVPVVMLSGDDTACAEMTDWDPTVTCVAVKHAGDRFAAELPPLAEARQAIETAVASSLTTRHAAALTAHCGTSTLTVRWQSASVASTLLGIPGVTSADSRTVQASGPLPDLYRLFGVWTRVATALTNQAPYC; translated from the coding sequence GTGCGGATCTACATCAGTGCCGACATGGAGGGCATCACCGGACTCGTCGACGCCGACGACGTCCAGCCCAGCGGCAGGGACTACGAACACGGGCGAATGATGATGACCGAGGACGTCAACGCGGCGGTCCGTGGCGCCCTCACCGCCGGCGCCACCACGGTCACCGTCAACGACGCGCACGGGCCCATGCGCAATCTGCTCCCCGAGCTACTGCACCCAGCCGCCCGCCTGGTCCGCGGCAAGCCCAAGAACATGATCATGCTCGAAGGGCTCGATGCCACCTACGACGCGGTGCTTTGCGTCGGCTTCCACTCCCGCGCCGGCACCCTGGGCGTCATGAGTCATAGCTTCATGGGCCACGAGATCGAGGACATGTGGCTCGAAGACCGGCCAGTCGGCGAAATCGGACTCGCTCACGCCACCGCCGCGGCGCTCGGAGTCCCGGTCGTGATGCTGTCCGGTGACGACACTGCCTGTGCAGAGATGACCGACTGGGATCCCACTGTCACCTGCGTCGCCGTCAAACACGCAGGCGACCGATTCGCTGCTGAGCTACCCCCACTCGCCGAAGCGCGCCAAGCCATCGAGACAGCGGTCGCCAGCAGCCTCACCACCCGGCATGCCGCAGCCCTCACGGCTCACTGCGGCACGTCCACTCTCACCGTCCGCTGGCAGTCGGCGTCGGTCGCCTCCACGCTGCTCGGCATACCAGGTGTCACCTCAGCCGACAGTCGCACGGTCCAGGCCAGCGGCCCCCTGCCCGACCTCTACCGGCTGTTCGGCGTTTGGACGCGTGTAGCCACCGCTCTCACCAACCAGGCGCCCTATTGTTGA
- a CDS encoding phytanoyl-CoA dioxygenase family protein → MTTATSLTTLPGATTTVDDAVDVIRRDGGVIIDGFLKPSVLAELRRQLEPVLDQTRCGDDAYFAGTKTRRVGGLFGRLDLMPEIALHPLYYGAAKKILQKPVPIWAGDDRVEILPDIQVGVTQAIQIQPGQGDQRLHRDDSSFLWRHPDYGREGRVQIMVAVSDFTAENGGTLVIPGSHLWDDERPPRREEAVSTCMSAGSALLWIGSTYHGGGDNSSDAPRTGLTMAFDLACLRQEENQFLSIPRDKLLGLSEEIQRLLGWGSGENLMGYVERDGQMVDAHVLLENDAVDLPTVR, encoded by the coding sequence ATGACCACCGCGACGAGCCTGACCACGCTGCCCGGCGCCACCACCACCGTCGACGATGCCGTCGACGTCATCCGCCGCGACGGCGGCGTCATCATCGACGGCTTCCTCAAGCCGTCCGTTCTCGCCGAGCTCCGTCGGCAACTGGAGCCGGTCCTCGACCAGACCCGGTGCGGCGACGACGCGTACTTCGCCGGGACGAAGACCCGACGTGTCGGCGGGCTGTTCGGCCGACTGGACCTGATGCCGGAGATCGCCCTCCATCCCCTGTACTATGGAGCCGCCAAGAAGATCCTCCAGAAGCCCGTGCCGATCTGGGCCGGTGACGACCGTGTCGAGATCCTCCCGGACATCCAGGTCGGCGTCACCCAGGCCATCCAGATCCAGCCCGGGCAGGGTGACCAGCGGCTGCACCGCGACGACTCGAGCTTCCTCTGGCGGCACCCGGACTACGGCCGTGAGGGGCGGGTCCAGATCATGGTCGCCGTCAGCGATTTCACCGCGGAGAACGGAGGAACCCTGGTCATCCCCGGCAGCCACCTGTGGGACGACGAGCGCCCACCCAGGCGCGAGGAGGCCGTCTCCACGTGCATGAGCGCGGGGTCGGCGCTGCTCTGGATCGGGTCGACCTACCACGGCGGCGGTGACAACTCGTCCGATGCTCCCCGGACCGGTCTGACCATGGCGTTCGACCTCGCCTGTCTGCGCCAGGAGGAGAACCAGTTCCTGTCGATACCGCGCGACAAGCTGCTCGGCCTGTCCGAGGAGATCCAGCGGCTGCTGGGGTGGGGGTCCGGAGAGAACCTGATGGGCTACGTCGAACGCGACGGCCAGATGGTCGACGCCCACGTCCTGCTCGAAAATGACGCAGTCGACCTGCCCACCGTGCGCTGA
- a CDS encoding NAD(P)-binding domain-containing protein, whose protein sequence is MIDLDVSLLGTGLMGSALAHALIQNGARVTVWNRTSAKCASLADAGAAMAESARSAVDASPVTIVSLLDYDVARSVLEECGPLTGKIIVNTATGSPDEATSLAGWIESEGARYLDGAIAAYPGDIGTEASGINYSGSEQAWEALRGLLLPIAAQSRFVGTRPGAANVIDAAMAGAFFNVALGAFHEAASYARAEGVAVSEMRHSLHLWTGKLLELLHEAVDTFETGDHTTDQATLDVYAAAAKSWHQAMLRAGQRASLMAANLDNLERACGAGYGGMGISAQIEILSLPSDTTHH, encoded by the coding sequence TTGATCGACTTGGACGTATCACTTCTGGGCACGGGGCTCATGGGATCCGCGCTCGCACACGCGTTGATCCAGAACGGCGCCCGGGTGACGGTGTGGAACCGCACCTCTGCCAAATGTGCATCGCTAGCGGACGCCGGTGCGGCCATGGCCGAATCCGCGCGGTCCGCGGTGGACGCGAGCCCGGTCACCATCGTCAGCCTCCTGGACTACGACGTCGCCAGATCGGTTCTCGAGGAATGCGGCCCGTTGACGGGGAAGATCATCGTCAACACGGCCACCGGATCTCCCGACGAGGCGACCTCGCTCGCCGGGTGGATCGAGAGCGAGGGCGCGCGGTATCTCGACGGCGCCATCGCTGCCTACCCGGGAGACATCGGAACCGAGGCTTCCGGTATCAACTACTCCGGGTCCGAACAGGCTTGGGAAGCGCTTCGCGGCCTGCTTCTCCCCATCGCCGCGCAGTCCCGGTTCGTCGGTACCCGCCCGGGCGCCGCGAACGTGATCGACGCCGCGATGGCGGGCGCGTTCTTCAACGTCGCGCTCGGCGCCTTCCACGAGGCGGCCTCCTACGCGAGGGCCGAGGGCGTCGCGGTCTCCGAGATGCGCCACAGCCTGCACCTGTGGACCGGAAAGCTGCTTGAACTGTTGCACGAGGCCGTCGACACGTTCGAGACCGGCGACCACACGACCGACCAGGCGACGCTCGACGTCTACGCCGCCGCAGCGAAGTCGTGGCACCAGGCGATGCTGCGCGCGGGACAGCGCGCGTCCCTGATGGCGGCGAACCTCGACAACCTGGAACGCGCCTGCGGGGCCGGATACGGCGGCATGGGCATCTCCGCCCAGATCGAAATCCTCTCCCTCCCCTCCGACACCACCCACCACTGA
- a CDS encoding NAD(P)/FAD-dependent oxidoreductase, whose amino-acid sequence MATSDNSGHIAIIGTGFSGLCMAIALKKKGIHDFTLFERADDVGGTWRDNTYPGAACDVPSVLYSFSFAQNPHWTRVFPPWSELHTYLRSVAERFDIMRHIRFGTEVSEIRFDERTLRWDLQLSSGESLDVSVVVNGSGGLSRPFIPQLPGLETFEGTAFHSAQWQHDHDLAGRRVAVIGSGASAIQFVPEIAPRTAALYVFQRTPHWIMPRGDAPLPASTRAMFSRSPMRQRRQRWKTYWEFESLAWAFLGNRRLIERYRTFALKYLNEQVPDSELRAKVTPDYDPGCKRRLVSDEWYPTLQRDNVRLVTEAISEIRPRSVVTSDGAEHEVDTIVFATGFTATSFLAPMKVFGRGGVELLDAWRNGAATKLGIATSGFPNFYFLNGPNTGLGHNSLVFMIEAQARYIASAISRMRKIGVGAVDLDRKAQIRSYASTQQRMRRTVWASGGCTSWYQSADGRIDTLWPATTVEYWLRTRFFRMSDYGRLTTREG is encoded by the coding sequence ATGGCAACCAGTGATAATAGCGGCCATATCGCGATCATCGGGACGGGATTCTCCGGTCTGTGCATGGCGATCGCGTTGAAGAAGAAGGGAATCCACGACTTCACCCTGTTCGAGCGCGCGGACGATGTCGGTGGCACCTGGCGCGACAACACCTATCCCGGCGCGGCCTGCGACGTCCCCAGCGTTCTGTACTCCTTCTCCTTCGCGCAGAATCCGCACTGGACCCGCGTCTTCCCACCGTGGTCCGAGTTGCACACCTATCTCCGTTCGGTTGCCGAGCGGTTCGACATCATGCGGCACATCCGGTTCGGGACCGAGGTCTCCGAGATCCGCTTCGACGAACGGACCCTCAGATGGGATCTGCAACTCAGCTCCGGTGAGTCCCTCGACGTCTCCGTGGTCGTCAACGGCTCGGGCGGGCTCAGCCGTCCCTTCATTCCCCAACTGCCCGGCCTGGAGACCTTCGAGGGCACGGCCTTCCATTCCGCGCAGTGGCAGCACGACCACGACCTCGCCGGCAGGCGCGTCGCAGTGATCGGCTCCGGCGCCAGCGCCATCCAGTTCGTCCCTGAGATTGCTCCCCGCACGGCCGCGCTGTACGTCTTCCAGCGGACACCTCACTGGATCATGCCGCGAGGCGACGCCCCGCTGCCGGCCTCGACGCGGGCGATGTTCTCCAGAAGTCCCATGCGGCAACGACGCCAGCGGTGGAAGACCTACTGGGAGTTCGAATCCCTCGCCTGGGCCTTTCTCGGCAACCGCCGACTGATCGAGCGGTACCGCACGTTCGCACTCAAGTACCTGAACGAGCAGGTACCTGACTCGGAGCTGCGGGCGAAGGTCACCCCCGACTACGACCCCGGCTGCAAGCGGCGGCTCGTGTCCGACGAGTGGTACCCGACACTCCAGCGCGACAACGTGCGCCTCGTGACAGAGGCCATCTCGGAGATCCGTCCACGCTCGGTGGTGACCTCCGACGGCGCCGAGCACGAGGTCGACACCATCGTCTTCGCGACCGGATTCACAGCGACCAGCTTCCTCGCCCCGATGAAGGTGTTCGGCCGCGGAGGCGTCGAGCTGCTGGACGCCTGGAGAAACGGCGCCGCAACCAAGCTGGGTATCGCCACATCGGGCTTCCCGAACTTCTACTTCCTCAACGGGCCGAACACGGGACTCGGGCACAACTCCCTCGTCTTCATGATCGAGGCGCAGGCCAGGTACATCGCCTCGGCGATAAGCCGCATGCGGAAGATCGGCGTCGGCGCCGTCGACCTCGACCGCAAGGCGCAGATCCGCAGCTACGCGTCCACGCAGCAGCGCATGCGGCGAACGGTGTGGGCGTCCGGCGGCTGCACCAGCTGGTACCAGTCCGCCGACGGCCGCATCGACACGCTCTGGCCGGCGACCACCGTCGAGTACTGGCTGCGCACGAGGTTCTTTCGGATGTCGGACTACGGCCGACTGACCACACGGGAAGGTTGA